A section of the Haliaeetus albicilla chromosome 6, bHalAlb1.1, whole genome shotgun sequence genome encodes:
- the BCL9 gene encoding B-cell CLL/lymphoma 9 protein isoform X1, with translation MHSSNPKVRNSPSGNTQSSPKSKQEVMVRPPTVMSPSGNPQLDSKFSNQGKQGGSTSQSQPSPCDPKSGGHPPKVLPGPGGSMGLKNGAGNGAKGKGKRERSISADSFEQREAGTPNDDPEIKDCNSADHVKSQESQHTPHSMTSSNASAPRSSTPSHGLTAALEPASGQKTPSKVVYVFSTEMANKAAEAVLKGQVETIVSFHIQNISNSKAERNTVPLNPQITALRTEPKPLPQPQPPTAQDQNPPQNAKMQPTPPVSAPVSKSTGPPCPIDQDSPGVESKVMSVGSPANSTPLQTEGFGQSSTPNNRAVSPVSQGSNSSAADPKGPPQQVSGGDPSNLGENPDGLSQEQLEHRERSLQTLRDIQRMLFPDEKEFAGGQSGGPPSNAGVLDGPQKKPEGPIQAMMAQSQSLGKGSGSRTDGGAPFGPQGHRDMPFSPDEMGPPPMNSQSGPIGPDHLDHMTPEQVAWLKLQQEFYEEKRRKQEQVVVQQCSLQDMMVHQHGPRGVVRGPPPPYQMTPGEGWGPGGPEPFPEGMNMSHSLPPRGMAPHPNMPGSQMRLPGFAGMMNPDMEGPSVPNPASRPGLSGVSWPDDVPKIPDGRNFPPGQGVFSGPGRGERFPNPQGLPEELYQQQLAEKQMGLPPGLNMEGIRPGMEINRMMPSQRHMEPGNNPIFPRMPVEGPMSPSRGDFPKGIPPQIASSRELEFGMGPGSMKGDMGMNVSMGSNPPLVPQKLRDAGVGPEEMMKLRPGVSEMLSSQQKMVPLPFGEHPQQEYGMGPRPFLPMSQGPGVGLRNLREQIGPDQRTNNRLSHMPPLPLNPTSNPNSLNTAPPAQRSLGRKPLDISAAGQVHSPGINPLKSPTMRQVQSPMMGSPSGNLKSPQTPSQLAGMLAGPTAAAAAASIKSPPVLGSAAASPVHLKSPSLPAPSPGWTSSPKPPLQSPGIPPNHKASLTMSSPAMLGNVESGGPPPSTVSQSAPVTLPGNLPSSSPYTMPPEPTLSQNPLSIMMSRMSKFAMPSSTPLYHDAIKTVASSDDDSPPARSPNLPPMNSVPGMGINSQNPRISGPNPVGPMPTLSPMGMTQPLSHNNQMPSPNAMGPNIPPHGVPVGPGLMSHNPMMGHGSQESPMVPQGRLGFPQGFPPVQSPPQQVPFPHNGPSGGQGNFPAGMGFHGEGPLGRPTNLPQSSTDPALCKTGGPGGPDSFTVLGNNMPSVFTDPELQEVIRPGATGIPEFDLSRIIPSEKPSQTLQYFPRGEVPGRKQPQGPGPGFSHMQGMIGEQTPRMGLTLPGMGGPGPVGTPDIPLGTAPSMPGHNPMRPPAFLQQGMMGPHHRMMSPAQTAMPGQPALMSNPVAAVGMIPGKDRAPAGLYSHPGPVGSPGMMMSMQGMMGPQQNIMIPPQMRPRGMAADVGMGGFSQGPGNPGNMMF, from the exons ATGCATTCCAGTAACCCCAAAGTGAGGAACTCCCCATCAGGCAACACGCAGAG cagccccaaaTCAAAGCAGGAGGTGATGGTCCGTCCCCCTACAGTGATGTCCCCATCTGGCAACCCCCAGCTGGATTCCAAATTTTCCAACCAGGGAAAACAAGGGGGCTCTACCAGCCAATCCCAGCCCTCTCCCTGTGACCCCAAAAGTGGAGGTCACCCCCCCAAAGTGCTCCCTGGCCCAGGTGGGAGCATGGGGCTGAAGAACGGGGCTGGAAATGGTGccaaggggaaggggaagagagagaggagcatTTCGGCAGATTCCTTTGAACAGAGGGAAGCTGGGACTCCTAATGATGACCCTGAAATCAAAG aCTGCAATTCTGCTGATCATGTGAAATCCCAGGAGTCTCAGCACACACCACACTCCATGACTTCTTCAAACGCTTCAGCCCCAAGGTCTTCCACACCTTCCCATGGCCTGACTGCTGCTTTGGAGCCAGCAAGTGGGCAGAAGACTCCATCCAAAGTGGTTTACGTCTTTTCTACTGAGATGGCCAACAA GGCTGCAGAAGCTGTGCTGAAAGGACAGGTGGAAACCATCGTGTCCTTTCATATCCAGAACATCTCAAACAGCAAGGCGGAACGAAACACTGTACCCTTG AACCCCCAGATCACTGCCCTTCGGACTGAACCCAAGCCCCtgccgcagccccagccccccacTGCCCAGGATCAGAACCCTCCCCAGAACGCTAAAATGCAGCCGACTCCACCCGTGTCAGCGCCAGTATCCAAATCCACTGGCCCCCCATGTCCCATAGATCAGGACAGTCCCGGCGTGGAAAGCAAAGTCATGTCTGTGGGCAGCCCTGCCAACTCTACCCCATTGCAGAcagaaggatttgggcagagtTCGACCCCCAATAATCGAGCAGTTAGCCCAGTTTCCCAAGGTAGCAATAGCTCTGCTGCAGACCCCAAAGGTCCTCCCCAGCAGGTGTCTGGTGGGGACCCATCCAATTTGGGTGAGAATCCAGATGGACTGTCACAGGAGCAGCTGGAGCATCGAGAGCGCTCATTGCAGACCCTGAGAGACATACAGCGCATGCTCTTCCCTGATGAGAAAGAGTTTGCGGGAGGGCAAAGTGGGGGGCCACCCTCAAATGCTGGGGTGCTGGATGGTCCCCAAAAGAAACCTGAAGGGCCAATACAGGCCATGATGGCTCAATCCCAAAGTTTAGGCAAAGGGTCAGGGTCTCGGACAGATGGAGGGGCTCCATTTGGCCCTCAAGGACACAGGGACATGCCTTTTTCCCCAGATGAAATGGGGCCACCACCAATGAACTCTCAGTCAGGACCCATAGGCCCAGACCACCTGGACCACATGACTCCTGAGCAGGTGGCCTGGCTCAAGCTGCAGCAGGAGTTTTAcgaggagaagagaagaaagcaagagcaGGTGGTTGTGCAGCAGTGTTCACTGCAGGACATGATGGTCCATCAGCACGGGCCTCGTGGGGTGGTCCGAGGCCCTCCCCCTCCCTACCAGATGAcccctggggagggctgggggccTGGGGGTCCAGAGCCCTTCCCTGAAGGCATGAACATGTCGCATTCTCTGCCCCCCAGGGGCATGGCCCCTCATCCCAACATGCCTGGGAGCCAGATGCGCCTGCCTGGTTTTGCAGGAATGATGAACCCTGATATGGAGGGCCCCAGCGTCCCGAATCCTGCCTCCCGGCCTGGGCTTTCGGGAGTTAGTTGGCCAGATGATGTGCCAAAAATCCCAGATGGCCGAAACTTCCCTCCTGGCCAGGGTGTCTTCAGTGGCCCTGGCCGAGGGGAGCGGTTCCCCAATCCACAGGGCCTGCCCGAAGAGCTctatcagcagcagctggctgagAAACAGATGGGCCTCCCTCCTGGCCTGAACATGGAAGGCATCAGGCCTGGCATGGAGATAAACAGAATGATGCCCTCCCAGAGACACATGGAGCCTGGGAACAACCCCATCTTCCCTCGCATGCCAGTGGAAGGGCCGATGAGCCCCTCCAGGGGGGACTTCCCGAAAGGAATACCCCCACAAATAGCCTCTAGCAGAGAGCTGGAGTTTGGGATGGGCCCTGGCAGCATGAAGGGGGACATGGGCATGAATGTCAGCATGGGCTCCAACCCACCCCTGGTCCCTCAGAAGCTGAGGGACGCAGGAGTTGGGCCGGAAGAGATGATGAAACTGCGCCCCGGTGTCTCGGAGATGCTCTCCTCTCAGCAGAAAATGGTGCCGCTGCCATTTGGGGAGCATCCGCAGCAAGAGTATGGCATGGGTCCCAGGCCTTTCCTTCCCATGTCTCAGGGCCCAGGAGTCGGTCTCCGAAATCTCAGAGAACAGATTGGGCCTGACCAAAGGACTAACAACCGGCTCAGCCACATGCCGCCACTACCTCTCAATCCCACCAGTAACCCTAATAGCCTCAACACAGCTCCCCCTGCGCAGCGCAGCCTCGGCCGCAAGCCCTTGGATATCTCTGCAGCTGGTCAGGTGCATTCGCCAGGGATCAACCCCCTGAAATCCCCCACGATGCGCCAGGTCCAGTCTCCCATGATGGGGTCTCCCTCGGGGAACCTCAAGTCCCCTCAGACGCCCTCCCAGCTGGCAGGAATGCTTGCGGGCCCCACTGccgcagctgctgctgcctccattAAGTCTCCCCCTGTCTTGgggtctgctgctgcttctcctgtccaCCTCAAGTCTCCGTCTCTCCCCGCACCTTCTCCCGGATGGACTTCATCTCCAAAGCCTCCTTTGCAGAGCCCTGGGATTCCCCCGAACCACAAGGCATCTCTCACCATGTCTTCTCCAGCCATGCTGGGGAACGTGGAGTCGG gtgGTCCACCTCCTTCCACAGTCAGCCAGTCTGCTCCTGTGACTCTCCCTGGAAATCTTCCCTCTAGCAGTCCTTACACAATGCCACCAGAGCCGACCCTCTCCCAGAATCCCCTCTCCATTATGATGTCCAGGATGTCCAAATTTGCCATGCCCAGCTCTACACCGCTCTATCATGATGCCATCAAAACTGTGGCCAGCTCAGATGATGACTCCCCTCCAGCACGTTCCCCAAACTTGCCACCTATGAACAGTGTACCAG GAATGGGCATTAATTCTCAGAATCCTCGAATTTCAGGTCCAAACCCAGTGGGTCCAATGCCAACCCTTAGCCCAATGGGAATGACCCAGCCTCTTTCCCATAACAACCAGATGCCCTCTCCAAATGCTATGGGACCCAATATACCTCCTCATGGGGTCCCCGTGGGACCCGGCCTGATGTCACACAACCCAATGATGGGGCATGGTTCCCAGGAGTCTCCAATGGTACCTCAAGGACGcctgggcttcccacaggggTTCCCTCCCGTACAGTCCCCTCCGCAGCAGGTGCCATTTCCACACAACGGGCCCAGCGGTGGACAAGGCAACTTCCCAGCAGGAATGGGCTTCCACGGAGAAGGACCTCTGGGGCGTCCTACCAACCTGCCCCAAAGTTCGACAGATCCAGCACTTTGCAAGACTGGAGGCCCTGGCGGTCCAGACTCCTTCACTGTTCTTGGAAACAATATGCCTTCGGTTTTCACTGATCcagagctgcaggaggtgatccGTCCTGGAGCCACAGGAATACCTGAGTTTGACCTGTCCAGGATTATCCCATCGGAGAAGCCTAGCCAGACACTACAGTATTTCCCTCGTGGGGAGGTGCCAGGCCGCAAGCAGCCGCAGGGTCCTGGGCCTGGGTTCTCCCACATGCAGGGGATGATAGGAGAGCAGACCCCAAGGATGGGACTAACATTGCCTGGCATGGGGGGCCCCGGGCCGGTGGGAACTCCGGATATCCCTCTTGGGACGGCTCCATCCATGCCAGGTCATAACCCGATGAGACCACCTGCCTTCCTGCAGCAAGGCATGATGGGGCCGCACCACCGCATGATGTCACCAGCACAAACGGCGATGCCTGGCCAGCCCGCGCTAATGAGTAACCCCGTGGCCGCCGTGGGCATGATCCCAGGCAAGGACCGAGCCCCTGCAGGGCTGTACAGCCACCCGGGCCCTGTAGGGTCACCTGGTATGATGATGTCAATGCAGGGCATGATGGGACCCCAACAAAACATCATGATTCCCCCCCAGATGAGGCCCCGAGGTATGGCTGCTGATGTTGGCATGGGAGGATTTAGCCAAGGCCCTGGAAACCCAGGGAACATGATGTTTTAA
- the BCL9 gene encoding B-cell CLL/lymphoma 9 protein isoform X3, translating to MHSSNPKVRNSPSGNTQSSPKSKQEVMVRPPTVMSPSGNPQLDSKFSNQGKQGGSTSQSQPSPCDPKSGGHPPKVLPGPGGSMGLKNGAGNGAKGKGKRERSISADSFEQREAGTPNDDPEIKDCNSADHVKSQESQHTPHSMTSSNASAPRSSTPSHGLTAALEPASGQKTPSKVVYVFSTEMANKAAEAVLKGQVETIVSFHIQNISNSKAERNTVPLNPQITALRTEPKPLPQPQPPTAQDQNPPQNAKMQPTPPVSAPVSKSTGPPCPIDQDSPGVESKVMSVGSPANSTPLQTEGFGQSSTPNNRAVSPVSQGSNSSAADPKGPPQQVSGGDPSNLGENPDGLSQEQLEHRERSLQTLRDIQRMLFPDEKEFAGGQSGGPPSNAGVLDGPQKKPEGPIQAMMAQSQSLGKGSGSRTDGGAPFGPQGHRDMPFSPDEMGPPPMNSQSGPIGPDHLDHMTPEQVAWLKLQQEFYEEKRRKQEQVVVQQCSLQDMMVHQHGPRGVVRGPPPPYQMTPGEGWGPGGPEPFPEGMNMSHSLPPRGMAPHPNMPGSQMRLPGFAGMMNPDMEGPSVPNPASRPGLSGVSWPDDVPKIPDGRNFPPGQGVFSGPGRGERFPNPQGLPEELYQQQLAEKQMGLPPGLNMEGIRPGMEINRMMPSQRHMEPGNNPIFPRMPVEGPMSPSRGDFPKGIPPQIASSRELEFGMGPGSMKGDMGMNVSMGSNPPLVPQKLRDAGVGPEEMMKLRPGVSEMLSSQQKMVPLPFGEHPQQEYGMGPRPFLPMSQGPGVGLRNLREQIGPDQRTNNRLSHMPPLPLNPTSNPNSLNTAPPAQRSLGRKPLDISAAGQVHSPGINPLKSPTMRQVQSPMMGSPSGNLKSPQTPSQLAGMLAGPTAAAAAASIKSPPVLGSAAASPVHLKSPSLPAPSPGWTSSPKPPLQSPGIPPNHKASLTMSSPAMLGNVESGGPPPSTVSQSAPVTLPGNLPSSSPYTMPPEPTLSQNPLSIMMSRMSKFAMPSSTPLYHDAIKTVASSDDDSPPARSPNLPPMNSVPGPNPVGPMPTLSPMGMTQPLSHNNQMPSPNAMGPNIPPHGVPVGPGLMSHNPMMGHGSQESPMVPQGRLGFPQGFPPVQSPPQQVPFPHNGPSGGQGNFPAGMGFHGEGPLGRPTNLPQSSTDPALCKTGGPGGPDSFTVLGNNMPSVFTDPELQEVIRPGATGIPEFDLSRIIPSEKPSQTLQYFPRGEVPGRKQPQGPGPGFSHMQGMIGEQTPRMGLTLPGMGGPGPVGTPDIPLGTAPSMPGHNPMRPPAFLQQGMMGPHHRMMSPAQTAMPGQPALMSNPVAAVGMIPGKDRAPAGLYSHPGPVGSPGMMMSMQGMMGPQQNIMIPPQMRPRGMAADVGMGGFSQGPGNPGNMMF from the exons ATGCATTCCAGTAACCCCAAAGTGAGGAACTCCCCATCAGGCAACACGCAGAG cagccccaaaTCAAAGCAGGAGGTGATGGTCCGTCCCCCTACAGTGATGTCCCCATCTGGCAACCCCCAGCTGGATTCCAAATTTTCCAACCAGGGAAAACAAGGGGGCTCTACCAGCCAATCCCAGCCCTCTCCCTGTGACCCCAAAAGTGGAGGTCACCCCCCCAAAGTGCTCCCTGGCCCAGGTGGGAGCATGGGGCTGAAGAACGGGGCTGGAAATGGTGccaaggggaaggggaagagagagaggagcatTTCGGCAGATTCCTTTGAACAGAGGGAAGCTGGGACTCCTAATGATGACCCTGAAATCAAAG aCTGCAATTCTGCTGATCATGTGAAATCCCAGGAGTCTCAGCACACACCACACTCCATGACTTCTTCAAACGCTTCAGCCCCAAGGTCTTCCACACCTTCCCATGGCCTGACTGCTGCTTTGGAGCCAGCAAGTGGGCAGAAGACTCCATCCAAAGTGGTTTACGTCTTTTCTACTGAGATGGCCAACAA GGCTGCAGAAGCTGTGCTGAAAGGACAGGTGGAAACCATCGTGTCCTTTCATATCCAGAACATCTCAAACAGCAAGGCGGAACGAAACACTGTACCCTTG AACCCCCAGATCACTGCCCTTCGGACTGAACCCAAGCCCCtgccgcagccccagccccccacTGCCCAGGATCAGAACCCTCCCCAGAACGCTAAAATGCAGCCGACTCCACCCGTGTCAGCGCCAGTATCCAAATCCACTGGCCCCCCATGTCCCATAGATCAGGACAGTCCCGGCGTGGAAAGCAAAGTCATGTCTGTGGGCAGCCCTGCCAACTCTACCCCATTGCAGAcagaaggatttgggcagagtTCGACCCCCAATAATCGAGCAGTTAGCCCAGTTTCCCAAGGTAGCAATAGCTCTGCTGCAGACCCCAAAGGTCCTCCCCAGCAGGTGTCTGGTGGGGACCCATCCAATTTGGGTGAGAATCCAGATGGACTGTCACAGGAGCAGCTGGAGCATCGAGAGCGCTCATTGCAGACCCTGAGAGACATACAGCGCATGCTCTTCCCTGATGAGAAAGAGTTTGCGGGAGGGCAAAGTGGGGGGCCACCCTCAAATGCTGGGGTGCTGGATGGTCCCCAAAAGAAACCTGAAGGGCCAATACAGGCCATGATGGCTCAATCCCAAAGTTTAGGCAAAGGGTCAGGGTCTCGGACAGATGGAGGGGCTCCATTTGGCCCTCAAGGACACAGGGACATGCCTTTTTCCCCAGATGAAATGGGGCCACCACCAATGAACTCTCAGTCAGGACCCATAGGCCCAGACCACCTGGACCACATGACTCCTGAGCAGGTGGCCTGGCTCAAGCTGCAGCAGGAGTTTTAcgaggagaagagaagaaagcaagagcaGGTGGTTGTGCAGCAGTGTTCACTGCAGGACATGATGGTCCATCAGCACGGGCCTCGTGGGGTGGTCCGAGGCCCTCCCCCTCCCTACCAGATGAcccctggggagggctgggggccTGGGGGTCCAGAGCCCTTCCCTGAAGGCATGAACATGTCGCATTCTCTGCCCCCCAGGGGCATGGCCCCTCATCCCAACATGCCTGGGAGCCAGATGCGCCTGCCTGGTTTTGCAGGAATGATGAACCCTGATATGGAGGGCCCCAGCGTCCCGAATCCTGCCTCCCGGCCTGGGCTTTCGGGAGTTAGTTGGCCAGATGATGTGCCAAAAATCCCAGATGGCCGAAACTTCCCTCCTGGCCAGGGTGTCTTCAGTGGCCCTGGCCGAGGGGAGCGGTTCCCCAATCCACAGGGCCTGCCCGAAGAGCTctatcagcagcagctggctgagAAACAGATGGGCCTCCCTCCTGGCCTGAACATGGAAGGCATCAGGCCTGGCATGGAGATAAACAGAATGATGCCCTCCCAGAGACACATGGAGCCTGGGAACAACCCCATCTTCCCTCGCATGCCAGTGGAAGGGCCGATGAGCCCCTCCAGGGGGGACTTCCCGAAAGGAATACCCCCACAAATAGCCTCTAGCAGAGAGCTGGAGTTTGGGATGGGCCCTGGCAGCATGAAGGGGGACATGGGCATGAATGTCAGCATGGGCTCCAACCCACCCCTGGTCCCTCAGAAGCTGAGGGACGCAGGAGTTGGGCCGGAAGAGATGATGAAACTGCGCCCCGGTGTCTCGGAGATGCTCTCCTCTCAGCAGAAAATGGTGCCGCTGCCATTTGGGGAGCATCCGCAGCAAGAGTATGGCATGGGTCCCAGGCCTTTCCTTCCCATGTCTCAGGGCCCAGGAGTCGGTCTCCGAAATCTCAGAGAACAGATTGGGCCTGACCAAAGGACTAACAACCGGCTCAGCCACATGCCGCCACTACCTCTCAATCCCACCAGTAACCCTAATAGCCTCAACACAGCTCCCCCTGCGCAGCGCAGCCTCGGCCGCAAGCCCTTGGATATCTCTGCAGCTGGTCAGGTGCATTCGCCAGGGATCAACCCCCTGAAATCCCCCACGATGCGCCAGGTCCAGTCTCCCATGATGGGGTCTCCCTCGGGGAACCTCAAGTCCCCTCAGACGCCCTCCCAGCTGGCAGGAATGCTTGCGGGCCCCACTGccgcagctgctgctgcctccattAAGTCTCCCCCTGTCTTGgggtctgctgctgcttctcctgtccaCCTCAAGTCTCCGTCTCTCCCCGCACCTTCTCCCGGATGGACTTCATCTCCAAAGCCTCCTTTGCAGAGCCCTGGGATTCCCCCGAACCACAAGGCATCTCTCACCATGTCTTCTCCAGCCATGCTGGGGAACGTGGAGTCGG gtgGTCCACCTCCTTCCACAGTCAGCCAGTCTGCTCCTGTGACTCTCCCTGGAAATCTTCCCTCTAGCAGTCCTTACACAATGCCACCAGAGCCGACCCTCTCCCAGAATCCCCTCTCCATTATGATGTCCAGGATGTCCAAATTTGCCATGCCCAGCTCTACACCGCTCTATCATGATGCCATCAAAACTGTGGCCAGCTCAGATGATGACTCCCCTCCAGCACGTTCCCCAAACTTGCCACCTATGAACAGTGTACCAG GTCCAAACCCAGTGGGTCCAATGCCAACCCTTAGCCCAATGGGAATGACCCAGCCTCTTTCCCATAACAACCAGATGCCCTCTCCAAATGCTATGGGACCCAATATACCTCCTCATGGGGTCCCCGTGGGACCCGGCCTGATGTCACACAACCCAATGATGGGGCATGGTTCCCAGGAGTCTCCAATGGTACCTCAAGGACGcctgggcttcccacaggggTTCCCTCCCGTACAGTCCCCTCCGCAGCAGGTGCCATTTCCACACAACGGGCCCAGCGGTGGACAAGGCAACTTCCCAGCAGGAATGGGCTTCCACGGAGAAGGACCTCTGGGGCGTCCTACCAACCTGCCCCAAAGTTCGACAGATCCAGCACTTTGCAAGACTGGAGGCCCTGGCGGTCCAGACTCCTTCACTGTTCTTGGAAACAATATGCCTTCGGTTTTCACTGATCcagagctgcaggaggtgatccGTCCTGGAGCCACAGGAATACCTGAGTTTGACCTGTCCAGGATTATCCCATCGGAGAAGCCTAGCCAGACACTACAGTATTTCCCTCGTGGGGAGGTGCCAGGCCGCAAGCAGCCGCAGGGTCCTGGGCCTGGGTTCTCCCACATGCAGGGGATGATAGGAGAGCAGACCCCAAGGATGGGACTAACATTGCCTGGCATGGGGGGCCCCGGGCCGGTGGGAACTCCGGATATCCCTCTTGGGACGGCTCCATCCATGCCAGGTCATAACCCGATGAGACCACCTGCCTTCCTGCAGCAAGGCATGATGGGGCCGCACCACCGCATGATGTCACCAGCACAAACGGCGATGCCTGGCCAGCCCGCGCTAATGAGTAACCCCGTGGCCGCCGTGGGCATGATCCCAGGCAAGGACCGAGCCCCTGCAGGGCTGTACAGCCACCCGGGCCCTGTAGGGTCACCTGGTATGATGATGTCAATGCAGGGCATGATGGGACCCCAACAAAACATCATGATTCCCCCCCAGATGAGGCCCCGAGGTATGGCTGCTGATGTTGGCATGGGAGGATTTAGCCAAGGCCCTGGAAACCCAGGGAACATGATGTTTTAA